The proteins below are encoded in one region of Pirellulales bacterium:
- a CDS encoding ABC transporter ATP-binding protein, translating to MARMLRLAWGHRWGCCLLLVQQVALLAMSLAGLGLTGLAIDVIRHQVDATSTPPAWPFGLNPGTTCSPLTIVLSLGCSVLALAALRMALNFWHAVASARLVQQEIVVELRAAIYEKLHELSTRF from the coding sequence ATGGCGCGCATGCTCCGGCTTGCGTGGGGCCACCGCTGGGGATGTTGTCTCCTGCTCGTGCAGCAGGTGGCCTTGCTGGCGATGTCGCTGGCGGGCTTGGGATTAACCGGCCTGGCGATCGACGTCATTCGCCATCAGGTCGATGCTACGAGCACGCCGCCTGCATGGCCGTTCGGGCTGAATCCAGGCACGACGTGTTCGCCGCTGACAATCGTGCTCTCGCTCGGTTGCTCTGTGCTCGCCTTAGCGGCGCTGCGGATGGCGCTGAATTTCTGGCATGCCGTGGCCTCGGCCCGGCTCGTGCAACAAGAGATCGTCGTCGAACTGCGGGCAGCGATCTATGAAAAGCTGCACGAGCTGAGCACGCGATTT